A genomic segment from Sulfurirhabdus autotrophica encodes:
- a CDS encoding M23 family metallopeptidase, which yields MNIILVSNSLGKSRTIQLNKAQVTLAAASLFLVFPVLLATSLYYFSLHIAVDIKSPFLQSFFPISMPQPNKAAYFKDDLSSLAVRVGKMQAQMFRLDALGERLSKTAGLKPQEFNFQQSPGQGGAIPSQTLGDLSPAEVSDQLQQLSSKIVDRSDRLAVLDALLSKEYQKEIRLPSAAPVATEWHSSDFGFRIDPFTGKKSMHEGIDFSAETGAPIKAAAAGIVVYSDYHHDYGNMVEIDHGNGLVSRYAHASQRLVKLGDVVLKGQQIAKVGSTGRSTGPHLHFEVRFKGVAQNPARFLQAAN from the coding sequence ATGAATATTATTCTTGTTTCCAATTCATTAGGAAAAAGTCGAACAATACAGTTGAACAAGGCGCAAGTCACACTTGCTGCGGCATCACTATTTTTAGTGTTCCCTGTATTGCTTGCAACTTCATTATATTATTTTTCTTTGCATATTGCTGTGGATATCAAAAGTCCATTCTTGCAATCATTCTTTCCCATTTCAATGCCACAGCCAAATAAAGCTGCGTATTTTAAAGATGATTTGAGTTCGCTGGCAGTTCGGGTAGGAAAGATGCAGGCGCAGATGTTTCGTTTGGATGCTTTGGGTGAAAGGCTTTCTAAAACCGCCGGTTTAAAGCCTCAGGAATTTAACTTTCAGCAATCCCCCGGGCAAGGTGGGGCCATTCCATCGCAAACGCTGGGCGACTTGTCGCCAGCTGAAGTAAGTGATCAATTGCAACAATTATCCTCGAAAATAGTGGATCGATCTGACCGTTTGGCTGTTTTGGATGCTCTGCTGTCCAAAGAATATCAGAAGGAAATCAGGCTTCCTTCTGCAGCGCCTGTTGCGACTGAATGGCATTCATCGGATTTTGGATTTCGTATCGATCCATTTACGGGCAAAAAATCAATGCATGAAGGCATTGATTTTTCTGCTGAGACTGGCGCCCCGATAAAGGCCGCAGCCGCAGGGATTGTGGTCTACTCGGATTATCATCATGACTATGGTAATATGGTCGAGATTGACCACGGGAATGGTTTGGTAAGTCGCTATGCACATGCTTCCCAACGGTTGGTTAAGTTGGGTGATGTTGTGTTGAAAGGCCAGCAGATTGCCAAAGTAGGCAGCACTGGGCGCTCAACCGGCCCGCATTTGCATTTTGAAGTACGTTTTAAAGGTGTGGCGCAAAACCCGGCTCGGTTTTTGCAGGCAGCGAATTAG
- a CDS encoding DciA family protein: MSANKLNSYLHASPILDSLAIKAQRLLDLQKVFNHLAPQSLVNYSSIASFENNILVVYTVNGAIAAKLKQQIPSVLAKFHKRGFEITSIRVEVQAHPRSTNLNKMKEIELSPGATQSLETLAESLSESPLKLALLTMLQRHTVKKS; the protein is encoded by the coding sequence ATGTCCGCCAATAAATTGAATAGTTATCTGCATGCATCACCCATTCTTGACAGCCTGGCTATCAAAGCGCAACGTCTTCTGGATCTGCAAAAAGTTTTCAATCACCTCGCGCCGCAGTCTCTTGTTAATTATTCCAGCATTGCCTCTTTTGAGAACAACATACTGGTTGTTTATACTGTTAACGGCGCAATTGCGGCAAAACTCAAACAACAAATTCCGTCTGTTCTAGCCAAATTTCATAAACGGGGGTTTGAGATTACTTCAATTCGAGTAGAAGTGCAAGCCCACCCTCGGAGCACGAATCTTAATAAAATGAAAGAGATAGAACTCAGCCCTGGTGCAACCCAAAGCCTGGAAACACTTGCAGAAAGCTTGAGTGAATCTCCGCTTAAATTGGCCCTGCTGACAATGTTACAACGGCATACAGTGAAGAAAAGTTAA
- the lpxC gene encoding UDP-3-O-acyl-N-acetylglucosamine deacetylase, whose amino-acid sequence MIKQRTLKNIIRATGVGLHTGEKVYLTLRPAAINTGIVFRRIDLPEPVEIKAAPHHVGDTRLSSTLENGEVKVSTVEHLMSALAGLGIDNVYIDLTSAEVPIMDGSAGPFVFLLQSAGIEEQTAPKKFIRIKKTVQVMEGDKWVRFEPYDGFKVSFTIDFSHPVLDSSSQSLTVDFATTSYIKEVSRARTFGFMQDVEMLRSQGLALGGSLDNAIVMDEFRILNSDGLRYEDEFVKHKVLDAIGDLYLLGHPLVGAFTGYKSGHALNNRLLRCLLSEADAWEYVSFDNAESAPVAFVKLQKQAA is encoded by the coding sequence ATGATCAAACAGCGCACATTGAAGAACATTATTCGTGCCACGGGCGTGGGACTGCATACCGGGGAAAAGGTATACCTAACCCTGCGTCCGGCTGCCATCAACACAGGGATTGTTTTTCGTCGCATTGATCTGCCGGAACCGGTTGAAATAAAAGCTGCCCCTCACCATGTTGGCGATACCCGTCTTTCCTCAACATTGGAAAATGGAGAAGTCAAAGTATCAACAGTTGAACATCTGATGTCAGCACTTGCCGGGTTGGGGATTGATAATGTGTATATCGATCTGACATCGGCTGAAGTGCCAATAATGGATGGCAGTGCCGGTCCTTTTGTGTTTTTGCTGCAATCAGCCGGCATCGAAGAGCAGACTGCTCCCAAAAAATTCATTCGCATCAAAAAAACAGTGCAAGTAATGGAAGGGGATAAATGGGTGCGCTTTGAGCCGTATGATGGCTTCAAAGTGAGCTTTACCATTGATTTCAGTCATCCGGTACTGGATAGTTCCAGTCAGTCGCTGACAGTGGATTTTGCCACTACTTCCTATATCAAAGAAGTCAGCCGTGCCAGAACCTTTGGTTTTATGCAGGATGTAGAAATGCTGCGCTCCCAGGGGCTGGCATTAGGTGGTAGTCTGGATAACGCCATTGTAATGGATGAGTTCCGTATTCTGAATAGTGATGGTTTGCGCTATGAAGATGAATTTGTGAAGCATAAAGTGTTAGACGCAATTGGTGATTTATATCTGCTTGGACACCCGCTGGTTGGTGCCTTTACAGGATATAAATCGGGACATGCACTTAACAACCGTTTGTTGCGTTGTTTGCTGTCAGAAGCTGATGCCTGGGAATATGTTTCTTTTGATAATGCGGAGTCTGCACCTGTTGCATTCGTCAAGCTACAAAAACAGGCTGCCTGA
- the ftsZ gene encoding cell division protein FtsZ — translation MFELMDTQTQEAVIKVIGVGGCGGNAVDHMINYGVQGVEFICANTDAQAVKRNQAKTVLQLGSNVTKGLGAGANPEIGREAALEDRERIAELIEGADMLFITAGMGGGTGTGAAPIVAEVAKEMGILTVAVVTKPFGFEGKRQRIAQEGIEALSKHVDSLIVIPNDKLMQVLGDDVSMLDAFKAANDVLHGAVSGIAEVINCPGLVNVDFADVKTVMSEMGMAMMGSASASGVDRAVIAAEKAVASPLLEDINLSGARGVLVNITASMSMKMKEVHDVMNTIKGFTAEDATVIVGTVIDESMGDDLRVTMVATGLGSPLNRQQNKPLMVIRTGTDNAPLQVDSQVDYATLDQPAVMRRRRDATIEAMKQSGVELLDIPAFLRKQAD, via the coding sequence ATGTTTGAATTAATGGACACACAAACTCAGGAAGCTGTGATCAAAGTAATCGGAGTAGGTGGTTGTGGTGGTAACGCAGTCGACCACATGATCAACTATGGCGTGCAGGGTGTGGAATTCATTTGCGCCAATACCGATGCTCAGGCAGTTAAACGTAATCAGGCAAAAACGGTTCTGCAATTAGGTTCGAATGTCACAAAAGGCCTGGGTGCAGGAGCAAATCCGGAGATAGGCCGAGAAGCAGCGCTTGAAGATCGTGAGCGTATTGCAGAGCTGATTGAAGGCGCAGACATGCTGTTCATTACTGCGGGTATGGGTGGTGGAACAGGTACAGGCGCAGCACCGATTGTAGCTGAAGTGGCCAAGGAAATGGGTATTCTGACCGTAGCCGTCGTCACCAAGCCTTTTGGATTCGAAGGGAAACGTCAGCGAATCGCGCAAGAAGGTATTGAAGCGCTAAGCAAACATGTAGATTCGCTCATCGTGATTCCAAATGACAAACTGATGCAAGTGTTGGGCGACGATGTCAGCATGCTGGATGCCTTTAAAGCTGCAAATGATGTGCTGCATGGTGCAGTTTCAGGTATTGCAGAAGTGATTAACTGCCCTGGTCTGGTCAACGTGGATTTTGCAGACGTGAAAACAGTCATGTCAGAAATGGGAATGGCCATGATGGGTTCAGCGTCTGCTTCAGGCGTGGATCGCGCAGTAATCGCGGCAGAAAAAGCCGTTGCAAGCCCGTTGTTGGAAGACATTAATCTTTCAGGTGCGCGTGGTGTGCTGGTCAATATCACCGCGAGCATGAGCATGAAAATGAAAGAAGTGCATGATGTGATGAATACCATTAAGGGATTCACTGCTGAAGATGCAACCGTAATCGTAGGAACCGTAATCGATGAAAGCATGGGAGATGATCTGCGCGTGACCATGGTGGCAACCGGCTTGGGAAGTCCTTTAAATCGTCAGCAGAACAAGCCGTTGATGGTGATCAGAACGGGTACAGATAACGCACCGCTGCAAGTTGACTCCCAAGTGGACTATGCAACTTTGGATCAGCCAGCGGTAATGCGTCGCCGTCGCGATGCCACGATCGAAGCCATGAAACAATCAGGGGTGGAGCTGCTGGATATACCGGCATTTCTTCGCAAACAAGCGGATTAA
- the ftsA gene encoding cell division protein FtsA has translation MSKIKEQKNLIVGLDIGTSKIVAIVAEVLPEGRMEIIGMGNHPSRGLKKGVVVNIESTVSAIQRALEEAELMADCKIREVYTGIAGSHIKGFNSHGMVAIKDKEVTQADVDRVIETARAVNIPMDQQILHILTQEFIIDGQEDVREPIGMSGVRLEVKVHIVTGAVSAAQNIVKCVRRCGLDVTDLILQPLASALAVLSEDEKDLGVCLVDIGGGTTDIAVFIDGAIRHTAVIPIAGDQVTSDIAMALRTPTKDAEDIKRTYGCALRQLADPHEMLEVPGVGERGARQLSRQTLAEVIEPRVEELYSLVQAELRRSGFEDLLSSGIVITGGCAGMSGMVELGEEVFHMPVRLGKPTYEGGLAEVVRNPRYSTGVGLLLAGLDQHQRHQLVKMQSTSFKHVLERMKNWFQGNF, from the coding sequence ATGAGCAAGATTAAGGAACAAAAAAATCTGATTGTGGGACTGGATATCGGTACATCCAAGATAGTCGCAATCGTCGCAGAAGTGTTACCGGAAGGCCGCATGGAAATCATCGGCATGGGTAACCATCCCTCGCGCGGCCTGAAAAAAGGTGTCGTGGTAAACATTGAATCAACAGTGAGCGCCATACAACGTGCGCTTGAAGAAGCTGAATTAATGGCGGATTGCAAGATACGGGAAGTGTATACCGGGATCGCCGGTAGCCATATCAAGGGGTTTAACTCCCACGGTATGGTTGCAATTAAAGACAAGGAAGTGACGCAAGCAGATGTTGATCGCGTGATTGAAACTGCAAGAGCGGTCAATATCCCGATGGATCAGCAAATCCTGCATATCCTTACACAGGAATTCATCATCGATGGGCAGGAAGATGTACGCGAGCCAATTGGCATGAGCGGCGTCAGGCTGGAAGTCAAAGTCCATATTGTTACCGGTGCTGTTTCAGCAGCGCAGAATATTGTTAAGTGTGTGCGCCGATGCGGGTTAGATGTCACTGATTTGATCTTGCAGCCGCTGGCATCGGCACTGGCAGTCCTCTCGGAAGATGAAAAGGATTTGGGTGTCTGTTTGGTAGACATTGGCGGTGGAACAACCGACATCGCCGTATTTATCGATGGCGCCATACGCCACACAGCGGTCATACCCATAGCGGGAGATCAGGTTACCAGCGATATCGCCATGGCGTTACGTACCCCGACCAAGGATGCAGAAGATATCAAACGCACCTATGGATGTGCCTTGCGTCAATTGGCTGACCCGCATGAAATGCTGGAAGTGCCTGGTGTAGGTGAGAGGGGTGCCCGTCAGTTGTCGCGGCAAACATTGGCTGAAGTAATTGAACCAAGAGTAGAGGAACTTTATTCGCTGGTGCAGGCGGAATTACGGCGAAGCGGGTTTGAAGATTTGCTGTCTTCCGGCATCGTGATCACGGGAGGATGCGCAGGAATGTCCGGCATGGTAGAGCTGGGTGAAGAAGTATTTCATATGCCGGTCAGATTGGGTAAACCCACGTATGAAGGCGGGTTGGCAGAAGTGGTTCGAAATCCGCGATATTCAACCGGTGTGGGTTTGTTGCTCGCAGGGCTGGATCAACATCAGCGGCATCAATTGGTAAAAATGCAAAGTACATCATTTAAACATGTGCTGGAAAGAATGAAAAACTGGTTCCAGGGAAATTTTTAA
- a CDS encoding cell division protein FtsQ/DivIB, whose protein sequence is MWDKPQLLLWIANLFYAVSAILVLYAILFMVVHLPVFPLRDITVNGELKYVTREQVKYIVDQQLKGNFFTLDLKKARGAFEKLPWVRNVSMRRRWPDGLEVSLEEHVAMARWGNMALVNTKGELFQAASSDISLPEFVGQPGSEKEVAENYMRFKQQLVVLKLAPSQVILSPRRAWQLKLDNGMVVELGRDQVATRLTKFISVYDRTLGTLQRKIQYVDLRYPNGFAVRVPQQQLRGKEPASNAKPA, encoded by the coding sequence ATGTGGGATAAGCCACAACTATTGCTATGGATTGCAAACCTGTTTTATGCAGTGTCAGCGATTCTGGTGTTGTACGCAATACTGTTTATGGTAGTGCATCTCCCGGTGTTTCCATTACGTGACATCACGGTGAATGGGGAATTGAAATACGTGACAAGAGAGCAGGTTAAATACATTGTGGACCAGCAACTAAAAGGAAATTTTTTTACGCTGGACTTGAAGAAAGCGAGAGGCGCATTCGAGAAGCTACCCTGGGTGCGTAATGTCAGTATGCGTCGTCGCTGGCCGGATGGACTGGAAGTGTCACTGGAAGAACACGTCGCAATGGCCCGCTGGGGGAATATGGCGCTGGTGAATACCAAGGGTGAACTGTTTCAGGCTGCTTCGAGTGACATCAGTCTGCCTGAGTTTGTAGGGCAGCCAGGCAGTGAAAAAGAAGTGGCCGAGAACTACATGCGCTTCAAGCAACAATTGGTTGTGCTTAAGCTGGCGCCATCACAGGTGATATTGTCCCCACGCCGAGCCTGGCAGTTGAAACTGGATAACGGCATGGTGGTAGAACTAGGACGTGACCAGGTAGCAACCCGTCTGACAAAGTTTATCTCTGTATATGACAGGACGCTGGGCACGCTTCAAAGGAAAATACAGTACGTAGATTTACGTTATCCGAATGGATTTGCAGTTCGGGTGCCGCAACAACAATTGAGAGGCAAGGAGCCGGCAAGTAATGCCAAGCCAGCATAG
- a CDS encoding D-alanine--D-alanine ligase yields the protein MKDFGKVGVLLGGLSAEREVSLKSGNAVLAALKSRGVNAHAFDTGKRNLDELFEEKFDRVFIALHGRYGEDGTMQGALELMGIPYTGSGVMASALAMDKWRTKLLWLSAGISTPEYALLDEHTNYEQVAEKLGFPIFVKPAREGSSIGMSKVNSVAELEKAYQLAVKFDALVLAEQFIEGSEYTAAILGEEPLPLIRLETPRTFYDYEAKYLLDDTRYLCPCGLPEEQEKAIQAQALKAFQVIGCRGWGRADVMIDKSGVAYFLEINTSPGMTDHSLVPMAARGKNIAFDELVIQILELANVG from the coding sequence GTGAAGGATTTCGGGAAAGTGGGCGTGCTCCTGGGAGGGCTGTCAGCAGAAAGAGAAGTTTCCCTGAAAAGTGGAAATGCGGTACTCGCTGCGTTAAAGAGCCGGGGAGTGAATGCTCATGCTTTTGATACAGGTAAGAGAAATCTGGATGAATTATTTGAAGAGAAGTTCGATCGCGTGTTTATCGCACTGCATGGTCGATATGGTGAAGATGGCACCATGCAGGGTGCACTTGAATTAATGGGTATACCTTACACCGGAAGCGGTGTCATGGCATCTGCATTGGCAATGGATAAATGGCGCACCAAATTGTTGTGGCTGTCAGCAGGAATTTCAACACCAGAATATGCATTGCTGGACGAGCATACCAATTATGAACAGGTGGCTGAAAAACTGGGGTTCCCCATTTTTGTGAAACCTGCCCGGGAAGGCTCTAGCATCGGCATGAGCAAAGTTAATTCAGTTGCTGAACTGGAAAAAGCGTATCAGCTGGCAGTGAAATTCGATGCGCTGGTGCTGGCGGAACAATTCATCGAAGGCAGTGAATATACTGCAGCAATTTTGGGTGAGGAGCCCCTGCCACTGATTCGACTGGAAACTCCGCGTACTTTTTACGATTACGAAGCGAAATATTTGCTGGATGATACCCGTTACTTATGCCCTTGCGGGTTGCCGGAAGAGCAGGAAAAGGCCATTCAGGCCCAGGCGCTCAAAGCATTTCAGGTAATAGGTTGCCGTGGGTGGGGACGTGCTGATGTGATGATTGATAAGAGTGGGGTGGCTTATTTCCTTGAAATCAATACCTCTCCCGGAATGACTGATCACAGTCTGGTACCGATGGCGGCTCGTGGGAAGAACATCGCATTTGATGAACTGGTAATTCAGATTCTGGAATTGGCCAATGTGGGATAA